GCCAAACCAGCTATTACCAAATAATCTATGATTGATACACTAAGCGCAGGACTAGGTACAACCTGAACGTCGTTTGGTAATTCTTTCTTCTGCACTGTCTTCACAAAAAAATCCTCTGCCGCCTCCGCTTTTTTCTCGCCATGATTTATTTTTGTAATTTCATAAGCCAACCGCATTTTTATATCGCGCGGATTTTTACCTTGCTTAATTTGCCCGGCCATATCTTTAACTTCGGCTAACGGTAAATTAGTACATAATTCCAAGCCGACTTCAATTACTCCGTCCGGCCAGGACATAACTTGGCCGTACATATTTTCCGGAGTTTCATCTAAGTTCACAATATTGCCCTCTGTTTTACCCATTTTCTTACCGCCGGAATCAACTAGCAGTTTCATGGTCAAAACGAACTTTTCCTTGTTTTTCATGGCTTTCATTAAATCCCGGCCACAAAGCATATTAAAAGTCTGATCATTGCCACCAATTTCTAGGTCAACGTCCATGGCCACGCTGTCGTAAGCTTGAGCTACAGGATATAAAAATTCATGAAGATAAATCGGCCTCTCTTGCTTAATTCTCTCCTGAAACATATCGCGAGCGAACATTTGTTGCGCTGTAAAATTAGACGTTATCTCTATTAGATCTTTAAAGCTTAGTTTATCGCTCCATTTACTGTTATACATTATTTTAGCCGGATTGGCGCCGCTGAACTTTATATAAGCCGAAGCCTGTTTTTTATAATTTTTAGCATTGGCTAAAACTTCTTGGCGGGTTAATTTTTTCCTGGCCGCGGTTTTATCCGTCGGATCGCCGATCATGCCGGTAAAATCACCGATTAAAAATATGATTTCATGGCCAAGCTCCTGAAACTGCGCCAGCTTCATCAAAGCGATGGCGTTGCCGATATGCAAAACCGGCGCGCTCGGATCAAAACCGCAATAAAGTCTAATCCGCTTACCGGACATTAAAACTTTTTCCAAAGCTTCGCGGTTAGGATAAATATTTTCCACTCCGCGCCTTAAAACTTCATCAATCTTATTTTTGTCGGTTATAATTTTAGTCATATAATTTTATTAAACTCTTATTTGATTAATTATAATCGGCGCGTTTTTTCTAACGGCCGGGTTTAAAAATTCCAATCTGGCGATGGATTTATTCGTCTGCCTGGCTACGTCAGCCAAGGTTACCTGCCTGCTTTTATCATTAGTAATTTTTAATTTCATGCCAACTTTTAAATTTTTCACCGCTTCAGGATTAAATTTTGCCAATTCTTTATAATCAATTCTTAAAGCTTTGGAAATTCTAAATAAATTTTTATCTCCGGCCTTGGCTATATAAGTATTATGGCTAGGCGCGGATTGCTTAACCTCTTTAATCTCAAAAGTGATCGGTTTCTCCTGTTCCTCGGTTAACCCTTCCCTAATCAGTTCCATGACGGCGTAATATTTTGCCGGATAATTTAAATTTTCCGAAAAACCGCTGATTTTTTTATTAAAAATAGCTTGTTTTTCCGCTTGGCGCAAAGGTATGGCTATTTTTTGACCGGCCTTTATGTTCTTTAGATTGCCAATCTTATTATAACCGGCCAACTCCGCTGTCTTAAGCCCATGCTCGGCCGCGATAGCATCTAAATTTTCTCCCCTTTTTATTATCCTCGTATAGCTGTTCGCGGCTTTAACATCATCTTTAGCTGAATTTAATTTATTCTCAATAAATTTCAAAAAACCTTTATAAGAAACTTCCGCCTCCTCTTTTTTTGATTCTTTCAAATATTCCCAAATAAACCCGCCGTTATAGCCTGACAACGCCAGATTCCAATCTTTGGTTGCTTTATATAAATCACTTAGCAGATCGGCGCAAGCGCGCGCTAGCCAGCGGATCTTTCCTTTCATCATAGCTCGCGCTTACTTTTAAATTATAAAGCTTGGCGGTTCCCGCCATAAATTGGTACGGACCGGCCGCGCCAGCCTTGGATACGGCGTTAGGCTGCCAGTGCGATTCCGGAATAGCTAAAAAAATAAATTCTTTAGGCACGCCTCTTTTTTCAAATATCTTCTCTAAATAAGGCTGCCAATAACCTATTTCCCGATAGGCTTTGATTAAACTGTTTTTTAATTTAGGGTTATTGCGGTATTTTTCTTTCCAATTATTTTTTATGGCTTCGGTAGTTTTTAAATCAAACTCTATCGGCCCTTTATTATTAAAATCTAAAACTTCTTTAGTGGATATATTGTCATCTTTTTCAATTTCCTTCTGCTCTTCGGTCGGCTCTTCCGTAATTTTTTCCTCCGCCTTCTCTTCTTCATTCTCAAATTTATCAACAAAATAATCTACTCCTTTTACAATAGCGGAGCTAGCGGCTACGGCGGCAGCGGCCCCAAGCATATTTCTTAAAAATTTTCGGCGCGTTAACCCTTCGCCTTCTTTATTATAATCATCTCTCTTTGGTTTCGGTTGATTTATTTGATTGTAGCTTAACGCGCCTTCAAATCCCATTTTTTTATTTTAAACTTCTTAGTTGTTTTCTTAACTTTTCTTTTTCTAACTTCCAACCGCCTAATTTACCTTTTTCTTTTTCCACGATTTCGGCCGGCGCTTTGGCCGTAAATTCTTTATTAGCCAATCTAACTTCCGCGGTGGCGATTATTTTTTCTAAATTAACAATTTCTTTTTCTATTCTAACTTTTTCTTTTTCCTCATCAACCGCGCCTAATAAATAAATTTCTATATCGCCTACAGCCGCATATATGGCATCAGACATTTTCTCTCCTTTTTCCTTAACTTCCAGCTCGCTTATCCCGGTTTTTAAACTTTTAATCAAATGCGCTTGATTTTCTATTAATTCTTTATTTTTACCAGCGTAAATTACAGCTTTTATTTTTTTTGACGGTTCAATCCCATATTCTGATCTCTTATTACGAATTGCGATTATAATATTTTTTATCATCGTAAATTTACTACTATCGTGGGGATTAGGATTAATAAACGACAAAATTTCCTTAGTAGTTAGATATAATTTTTTGTCTAGCCTTTGAAGAAGAGAAAACGCCGGCCATTCTTCTATAATCAACATCTTTTCTGCACTAAATTCTTTCCATATTACTTCCGTTACAAAAGGCATAAAAGGATGCCAGAGTTTTAACAAATTTGTTAAAATATAACTTAAAATACCATTTTTATTTTCTGTTTTTTCATATTTAGAAACTTCCAAATACCAATCAGCAAAATCATCCCAAGTAAATATTCTTAATCTTTCGCCGGCTTGAGAAAATCGATAACTATCCAAATCTTCCGTAATTTGTTTTACTAGCGCTTGAAATTTTAGCAAAACCCAATTATCGGCATAGGTTAAATTTTTCCGATCAATTTCGTAATTCGTAATTCTTAATTCGTAATTCGTAATTACATACCTGGAAATATTCCATAACTTATTGGCGAAATTCCTATAGCCGGCGATTTTCTCCTCGCTTAAATTCATGTCATTGCCCGGCGTAGTGCCGATTATTAGCGACAGCCTGGTGGCGTCGGTGCCGAATTTTTTACAACTGTCTAAAGGATCAATAGCGTTGCCTAAAGACTTGCTCATTTTTCTGCCTTTTTCATCGCGTACTAAACCATGAAGATAAACATCTTTGAACGGAATATCGCCTAAAGCGTAGGTCGTCATGATTATCATGCGCGCCACCCAAAAAAATAAAATATCATAGCCGGTTTCTAAAACTGAAGTTGGGTGATAATTTTTAAAATCATCGCTATCAATAACCAGCCGGCCATTTTCAATCTTAATCTGCTCCGCCTTTTGTGCTAAAGTTGAAAATGTCCAAATGCCGGCCGAAAACCAAGTGTCCAAAGTATCTTCATCCTGGACCCAACCTTCGCCATCGGGCTTTCCTATACCAACGTAAATTTCATCATCAACTTTTGATTTATTCTTGTACCAAACCGGCACCCGATGCCCGAACCAAATCTGGCGAGAAATGCACCAGTCGTGCAAATTATTCATCCAGTGAAAATAATTTTTTTCAAAACGTTCCGGTACGATTTTAATCTTATCACGGCCGAAGACGCCTTTTTTAACCGCTTCAACCGACAGTTCTTTAATGGTTTTTTTATATTTAGGAATTTTTTTATTAACATCAATAAACCATTGCAGGCTTGGCAAAGGCTCAATTTGCGCGCCGCAACGATAGCAAATAGCGATATTATGAGTATAATTATCTTCAATATGGTCTATCAACCCCATTTTTTCCATATCAGCCACGATAACTTTCCTGGCCTCGGCAGTGGTTAGGCCGGCATATTTACCAGTATTGGCCATCATCTTCCCCTCTTCATTAATTATTTGTTTCATGCCAATTTTATGCCTTTGGGCGATTTCATAATCTGTAAAATCATGCGCCGGCGTAACTTTAATCGCGCCTGAACCGAATTCAGGATCAACCGCTTTGTCCGCCACCACGGTAATTTCAAACTCTCCTAGTACGCCCGGAATCATATATTTTTTACCAACCATATCTTCATAGCGCTTGTCGCCCGGGTAAACGGCCACGGCCGTATCGCCTAATTTAGTTTCCGGCCTTGAAGTCGCTAAAATAAAGGGTCCGTATTTTAACCAATATAATTTTCCTCTCTCCTCTTTATGTTCCACCTCATCATCGGCTAAAGTTGACTGGCAGCGTGGGCACCAATTTACGATCCTCTGCCCACGGTAAATCAAGCCGTCATCATACATTAATTTAAAAACCGAATTTACCGCCTTATTTCTCACTTCGTCAAAAGTATAAGCCTCGCGCGACCAATCGCAGGAAGACCCGATTTTTTTTATTTGATTAACGATAGAATCATGCGACTCTTGGGCGAATTTTACAACTCGTTCCAAGAATTTTTCTCTGCCTAATTTATGCCGGTCCAAGCCTTCTGCTTTTAAAATTTTTTCCACCTTTGTCTGAGTGGCGATAGCCGCGTGGTCCGTGCCGGGCAGCCATAAAGCGCGTTCGCCTTTCATGCGGTGATAGCGAGTTAAAATATCCTGGATTACCAGCATAGAGGCATGGCCGATATGCAGTATGCCG
This genomic window from Patescibacteria group bacterium contains:
- a CDS encoding transglycosylase SLT domain-containing protein, yielding MGFEGALSYNQINQPKPKRDDYNKEGEGLTRRKFLRNMLGAAAAVAASSAIVKGVDYFVDKFENEEEKAEEKITEEPTEEQKEIEKDDNISTKEVLDFNNKGPIEFDLKTTEAIKNNWKEKYRNNPKLKNSLIKAYREIGYWQPYLEKIFEKRGVPKEFIFLAIPESHWQPNAVSKAGAAGPYQFMAGTAKLYNLKVSASYDERKDPLASARLRRSAK
- a CDS encoding LysM peptidoglycan-binding domain-containing protein, coding for MKGKIRWLARACADLLSDLYKATKDWNLALSGYNGGFIWEYLKESKKEEAEVSYKGFLKFIENKLNSAKDDVKAANSYTRIIKRGENLDAIAAEHGLKTAELAGYNKIGNLKNIKAGQKIAIPLRQAEKQAIFNKKISGFSENLNYPAKYYAVMELIREGLTEEQEKPITFEIKEVKQSAPSHNTYIAKAGDKNLFRISKALRIDYKELAKFNPEAVKNLKVGMKLKITNDKSRQVTLADVARQTNKSIARLEFLNPAVRKNAPIIINQIRV
- a CDS encoding valine--tRNA ligase, yielding MPKKELPKTYNPADYEDEIYAKWEKSGFFNPDECVKQGITKKNSPGYSIVMPPPNRTGILHIGHASMLVIQDILTRYHRMKGERALWLPGTDHAAIATQTKVEKILKAEGLDRHKLGREKFLERVVKFAQESHDSIVNQIKKIGSSCDWSREAYTFDEVRNKAVNSVFKLMYDDGLIYRGQRIVNWCPRCQSTLADDEVEHKEERGKLYWLKYGPFILATSRPETKLGDTAVAVYPGDKRYEDMVGKKYMIPGVLGEFEITVVADKAVDPEFGSGAIKVTPAHDFTDYEIAQRHKIGMKQIINEEGKMMANTGKYAGLTTAEARKVIVADMEKMGLIDHIEDNYTHNIAICYRCGAQIEPLPSLQWFIDVNKKIPKYKKTIKELSVEAVKKGVFGRDKIKIVPERFEKNYFHWMNNLHDWCISRQIWFGHRVPVWYKNKSKVDDEIYVGIGKPDGEGWVQDEDTLDTWFSAGIWTFSTLAQKAEQIKIENGRLVIDSDDFKNYHPTSVLETGYDILFFWVARMIIMTTYALGDIPFKDVYLHGLVRDEKGRKMSKSLGNAIDPLDSCKKFGTDATRLSLIIGTTPGNDMNLSEEKIAGYRNFANKLWNISRYVITNYELRITNYEIDRKNLTYADNWVLLKFQALVKQITEDLDSYRFSQAGERLRIFTWDDFADWYLEVSKYEKTENKNGILSYILTNLLKLWHPFMPFVTEVIWKEFSAEKMLIIEEWPAFSLLQRLDKKLYLTTKEILSFINPNPHDSSKFTMIKNIIIAIRNKRSEYGIEPSKKIKAVIYAGKNKELIENQAHLIKSLKTGISELEVKEKGEKMSDAIYAAVGDIEIYLLGAVDEEKEKVRIEKEIVNLEKIIATAEVRLANKEFTAKAPAEIVEKEKGKLGGWKLEKEKLRKQLRSLK
- the tyrS gene encoding tyrosine--tRNA ligase; its protein translation is MTKIITDKNKIDEVLRRGVENIYPNREALEKVLMSGKRIRLYCGFDPSAPVLHIGNAIALMKLAQFQELGHEIIFLIGDFTGMIGDPTDKTAARKKLTRQEVLANAKNYKKQASAYIKFSGANPAKIMYNSKWSDKLSFKDLIEITSNFTAQQMFARDMFQERIKQERPIYLHEFLYPVAQAYDSVAMDVDLEIGGNDQTFNMLCGRDLMKAMKNKEKFVLTMKLLVDSGGKKMGKTEGNIVNLDETPENMYGQVMSWPDGVIEVGLELCTNLPLAEVKDMAGQIKQGKNPRDIKMRLAYEITKINHGEKKAEAAEDFFVKTVQKKELPNDVQVVPSPALSVSIIDYLVIAGLAASKSDARRKIEQGGVNVEGKRVESINLILNSELDDGKIITVGKRHHKKIVF